A genome region from Methanococcoides burtonii DSM 6242 includes the following:
- a CDS encoding zinc-ribbon domain-containing protein: MEKKAKQTLRKEKIIGMQVIDSSGYIRGKVKELSLVVGEPDQALVIEDEDGNESEAPWSRISAAGDVILLKSEEYSANKSSSSMSHRCPSCNSEIGGGAMFCTNCGTDLR, translated from the coding sequence ATGGAAAAAAAGGCTAAACAAACATTGAGGAAAGAAAAAATCATTGGAATGCAGGTTATAGACAGTTCCGGCTATATTAGAGGTAAAGTGAAGGAGCTGTCTCTTGTTGTGGGTGAACCAGATCAGGCTCTTGTTATAGAAGATGAGGACGGAAATGAATCTGAGGCTCCTTGGAGCAGAATTTCTGCCGCAGGTGATGTCATTCTTCTAAAATCAGAGGAATATTCTGCAAATAAATCTTCCTCTTCAATGTCACATAGATGTCCCTCATGCAATTCTGAGATTGGGGGAGGAGCTATGTTCTGTACCAATTGTGGTACAGATCTAAGATAA
- a CDS encoding zinc-ribbon domain-containing protein, with the protein MFCPKCGAENRDDSKFCVSCGTNFSLSDQDSSNSTSRSSLTVQKAKNPVIAVVLNFFILWGLGYWYLDIKTIYGYPWYFLIALEFILFFLTLYSGIFTLVLFACNISLAYDVYKKGVGEPGFVPLERM; encoded by the coding sequence ATGTTTTGTCCAAAATGTGGAGCTGAGAACAGGGATGATTCTAAATTCTGTGTCAGTTGTGGTACTAATTTTAGTTTAAGTGATCAGGATTCATCAAATTCTACTTCAAGATCTTCATTGACAGTGCAAAAAGCTAAAAATCCAGTGATAGCTGTAGTTCTTAACTTTTTCATATTATGGGGTCTTGGATACTGGTATCTGGATATTAAAACGATCTATGGATATCCATGGTATTTTTTAATAGCACTGGAATTTATACTTTTCTTCCTAACTTTATATTCAGGAATATTCACTCTGGTGTTATTTGCTTGCAACATCTCCCTTGCTTACGATGTCTATAAAAAAGGAGTGGGAGAACCAGGTTTTGTTCCTCTTGAAAGGATGTGA
- a CDS encoding PrsW family glutamic-type intramembrane protease: MYEDKKELGPLIPEIIALLGGILCVIIIALPLNTLLGSIFGIAPLIAPFVEEPCKVIGILYLALYYPSSLTNKKKGATLGVLAGIGFAFVENIVYLFQAPDAVLLRSVFPVLMHVCASATAGMGLVFLAHKDFDRSSLNLNIIVNNLKTKNLLTFVAIAMAFHFFYNFLSLIWILFIVGLVVVCYVFYKLYYYLPDDLSSMDDIGPVYLLKSALQSKDQKSIDHIISDVVGSKENASSNNGNNKNMFCGNCGLRIEDPSKFCPKCGSILK, encoded by the coding sequence ATGTACGAAGACAAAAAAGAATTAGGACCTTTGATTCCCGAGATCATAGCGTTGCTCGGGGGTATATTATGTGTCATCATCATCGCCTTGCCATTAAATACACTTCTTGGAAGCATCTTTGGCATAGCTCCTCTTATTGCTCCTTTTGTTGAAGAGCCTTGTAAAGTAATAGGTATACTTTATCTTGCTCTTTATTACCCATCCTCTCTTACAAATAAAAAAAAGGGAGCTACATTGGGAGTTCTCGCAGGGATTGGATTTGCATTTGTTGAGAATATAGTATATCTCTTTCAGGCTCCTGATGCCGTATTATTACGTTCTGTATTCCCGGTACTTATGCATGTGTGTGCCTCCGCAACAGCAGGAATGGGACTTGTGTTTCTTGCGCATAAGGATTTTGACAGGAGTTCTTTGAATCTGAACATTATTGTTAACAATCTAAAGACAAAAAATCTCCTTACTTTCGTTGCCATAGCAATGGCTTTTCATTTCTTTTACAATTTCTTGTCCCTTATATGGATTCTGTTCATTGTTGGTCTTGTTGTAGTTTGTTATGTATTTTACAAACTTTACTACTATCTCCCGGATGATCTTTCATCCATGGATGATATCGGACCTGTTTACCTTCTCAAATCTGCACTCCAATCCAAAGATCAAAAATCCATTGATCACATAATATCTGATGTCGTGGGTTCCAAAGAAAATGCTTCTTCAAATAATGGAAACAACAAAAATATGTTTTGTGGGAATTGTGGACTACGAATCGAAGACCCATCTAAATTTTGCCCCAAATGTGGTTCCATTTTAAAATAA
- a CDS encoding zinc ribbon domain-containing protein, producing MGKNLQILAFGYRQTSDAGDGGGATWDDKSLVELFENVLRITKFDSKLPWDNESYELYFDKGKIVHEDGTICRVTNQLDIPYDDLGEVKVEIIEGENNCNKIQIKYRKKNIWSYLMNLFPENITFSADQSDSFLHIEQAINEITKQRAQKQNWNGNIKPDISNTTNRDYHGNTASNPEESSNNHGKNRPSGDIGIIEHNNKNNNKKKVIINFCNNCGLKVIPGSKFCSKCGNRLL from the coding sequence ATGGGAAAAAATCTTCAAATATTAGCATTTGGATACCGGCAAACATCGGATGCTGGCGATGGTGGAGGAGCAACATGGGACGATAAATCACTTGTAGAACTATTCGAGAATGTACTACGCATCACCAAATTTGATTCAAAACTTCCATGGGATAATGAATCCTATGAACTATACTTCGATAAAGGAAAGATCGTTCATGAAGATGGAACTATATGCAGAGTGACCAATCAGCTAGATATCCCTTATGATGATCTGGGTGAAGTTAAAGTTGAGATTATAGAAGGAGAGAATAATTGCAATAAGATCCAGATAAAATATCGGAAAAAGAACATCTGGTCCTATTTAATGAATTTATTCCCGGAAAATATAACTTTTTCTGCGGACCAGAGTGATTCATTCCTCCATATCGAACAAGCCATTAATGAAATTACAAAACAAAGAGCACAGAAACAAAATTGGAATGGAAATATTAAGCCTGATATATCTAACACCACAAATAGAGATTATCACGGAAATACTGCCTCAAATCCAGAAGAAAGCAGTAACAACCATGGAAAAAATCGTCCTTCAGGTGATATCGGAATCATTGAACATAACAATAAGAATAATAATAAAAAGAAAGTGATCATAAATTTCTGTAACAATTGTGGTTTAAAGGTAATCCCGGGATCGAAATTTTGTTCAAAATGTGGTAATCGGTTGTTGTGA
- the pncB gene encoding nicotinate phosphoribosyltransferase — protein sequence MIRSILDNDLYKFTMQMAVLELFPNARAEYRFINRGAQSFTNDFVNELRRIINKDISKIALSEDEYIWLKDNCPFFKPSYIEYLKNFRFNPEEVKIVLTEDNELELCIEGPWHSSILWEIVLMSTISELYFTVTDNKGEEISASNANDPENTLMEEYSSFIGDMGKELDAKGCIFSEFGTRRRRGFKLHDKVVEVLHELDSFSGTSNVYFAKKYGVRPIGTIGHEWIMGNSALVGLRNANKFAFDNWVKVYKGDLSIALSDTFGSKPFFQNFSIGLAKIYDGVRHDSGDPIKFADEVIEHYKKLGIDPMKKVLVFSDSLHVSDAVKLKEYCSGRINCSFGIGTTLTNNPDFFSYNPPLNMVIKLHKIDGIPVVKLSDSVEKATGDKDALRVANYIFGRKGLDEQF from the coding sequence GTGATCCGATCGATACTGGACAATGACCTTTATAAGTTTACAATGCAAATGGCAGTGTTAGAACTGTTTCCAAATGCACGTGCTGAATACCGTTTCATCAATAGGGGCGCTCAGAGTTTTACAAATGATTTCGTGAATGAGCTTCGGCGTATCATCAATAAGGATATTTCTAAAATCGCACTTTCCGAAGATGAATACATCTGGCTCAAAGATAATTGTCCTTTTTTTAAACCTTCATATATTGAATACCTGAAGAACTTTCGCTTTAATCCTGAAGAAGTGAAGATCGTTCTGACAGAAGATAATGAACTTGAACTATGTATTGAAGGTCCCTGGCACAGTTCCATATTGTGGGAGATCGTACTCATGTCAACCATTTCGGAACTTTATTTTACTGTAACGGATAACAAAGGAGAAGAAATCTCAGCTAGCAATGCCAATGATCCTGAAAATACTCTAATGGAGGAGTATAGCAGTTTTATAGGAGATATGGGAAAGGAACTGGATGCCAAAGGCTGCATCTTCTCTGAATTTGGAACTCGCCGCCGAAGAGGATTCAAATTACATGATAAAGTGGTCGAAGTTCTCCATGAACTGGATTCTTTTTCCGGCACTAGCAATGTATATTTTGCAAAAAAGTATGGTGTGAGGCCGATAGGTACCATTGGCCATGAATGGATAATGGGCAACTCCGCCCTTGTTGGTCTAAGGAATGCGAACAAGTTTGCTTTTGATAACTGGGTAAAGGTGTACAAAGGTGATCTTAGTATTGCTCTTAGTGATACTTTCGGTTCAAAGCCTTTCTTCCAAAATTTTAGTATTGGTCTTGCAAAGATCTATGATGGGGTCAGACATGACAGTGGTGATCCGATCAAGTTTGCAGATGAGGTCATTGAGCATTACAAAAAGCTTGGCATTGACCCGATGAAAAAAGTGCTGGTTTTCAGTGATTCCCTTCATGTAAGTGATGCTGTAAAACTTAAAGAATATTGTAGTGGCAGGATAAATTGCAGTTTCGGTATTGGCACAACCCTTACGAACAATCCGGACTTTTTCAGCTACAACCCTCCCCTGAACATGGTCATCAAGCTACACAAAATAGATGGCATACCGGTGGTGAAACTTAGCGATTCAGTAGAAAAGGCTACTGGGGACAAGGATGCTTTGAGGGTGGCTAATTATATATTTGGCAGAAAAGGGCTGGATGAGCAATTTTGA
- a CDS encoding DMT family transporter: MDDWTKGIIYMLTTVILWGVSFIGTKALLNYLDPATIGFLRFLIVTILLSVICRKKTDYTRKELQYVMIAGFLGITSFYMFENVALTYTTATNASLIGATVPVFFLLIVIR, translated from the coding sequence ATGGATGATTGGACAAAAGGCATTATCTACATGCTGACGACCGTCATACTCTGGGGGGTTTCGTTCATAGGTACAAAGGCCCTGTTGAATTATCTGGATCCTGCGACCATAGGTTTCTTACGTTTTTTGATTGTAACAATACTTCTGTCTGTCATTTGCAGAAAAAAAACAGATTATACCAGAAAAGAACTACAATACGTCATGATCGCCGGTTTTCTGGGAATTACAAGTTTTTACATGTTTGAAAATGTGGCACTCACCTATACAACGGCCACGAACGCATCCCTAATAGGTGCTACCGTGCCTGTGTTCTTCTTGCTCATAGTTATACGCTAA
- a CDS encoding IS256-like element ISMbu6 family transposase, whose product MELYDLISDYLNDSNVSLKPLITYFLNEVMEQEAIEQSGAGKHERSITRTAHRNGYRDRSLTTRHGELTLKKPQLRDFPFTTQVFERYSRTEKAIENAIVESYVQGVSTRKVEKIISQLGVESISRSRVSRIAQDLDKTVHGFMNKPIEHEIKYLYVDATYLKVRDRVRYVNKAVFIVAGVKNDGYREILGVKIADSEEAMFWEEMFTDLKERGLRGVELVISDGHKGIQRAVERQFLGASWQMCIVHLERLILKKLPRKHHKEAMESFKEVQDDQTKLLGLMVEWDRPGFEKAAETIERFQHGLTNYQAFPKEHWKRIKTTNMIERLNKEVKRRSKVVGAFPNDESLMRLVIAVLIDQNENWITGNRYLTMED is encoded by the coding sequence ATGGAATTATACGATTTAATATCAGATTATCTTAACGACAGCAACGTTTCCTTGAAACCCCTCATAACATACTTCTTAAACGAAGTTATGGAACAGGAAGCAATAGAACAATCTGGTGCAGGAAAGCACGAACGAAGCATAACAAGAACAGCTCATAGGAATGGGTATCGTGATAGGTCACTGACAACAAGACATGGAGAACTTACACTCAAAAAACCACAACTAAGAGACTTTCCGTTCACGACCCAAGTATTTGAAAGATACTCTCGAACTGAAAAAGCAATCGAAAATGCCATTGTTGAATCATATGTTCAAGGTGTTTCAACAAGAAAAGTTGAAAAAATAATTTCACAATTAGGAGTGGAAAGTATCTCAAGATCACGTGTTTCAAGGATTGCTCAAGATCTTGACAAAACTGTTCATGGATTTATGAACAAGCCTATTGAGCATGAAATTAAGTATCTTTATGTTGATGCTACTTATCTAAAAGTTAGAGATCGAGTACGATATGTAAACAAAGCAGTGTTTATTGTTGCAGGTGTAAAGAATGATGGATATCGTGAGATATTAGGTGTTAAGATTGCTGACAGTGAAGAGGCTATGTTTTGGGAGGAAATGTTTACCGATCTGAAAGAAAGAGGATTAAGAGGGGTAGAACTAGTCATTTCAGATGGGCATAAGGGTATCCAAAGAGCTGTTGAAAGGCAATTCTTAGGAGCAAGTTGGCAAATGTGTATAGTACATTTGGAAAGACTCATTTTAAAGAAATTACCAAGAAAACATCACAAGGAAGCGATGGAATCATTTAAAGAAGTACAGGATGATCAAACAAAACTCTTGGGATTGATGGTTGAATGGGATAGACCTGGATTTGAGAAAGCAGCAGAAACAATTGAGAGATTTCAGCATGGATTGACCAATTATCAAGCATTTCCAAAGGAACATTGGAAACGGATAAAGACAACAAATATGATTGAAAGATTGAATAAAGAGGTCAAAAGAAGATCGAAAGTTGTTGGAGCGTTTCCAAATGATGAATCATTGATGAGATTAGTGATTGCAGTATTGATCGATCAAAATGAAAATTGGATTACGGGAAATAGATATTTAACGATGGAAGACTAA
- a CDS encoding c-type cytochrome, with translation MKRPILLFLLGIAIVVSGCVNLMGDSYDRPSQEYFWHEPGYMYPNQYDRSLPSDIASQFDSNGELIYYTGYNEEGQLIPASGGPHWLYVHGGSCVSCHGVSGKGGIPIMMGTDIPSDIRYSTLTAEDEPANEVAGGHDEHPAYTDETIKEAIRDGIEPDGEELDYTMPRWDMSDDDIEDLINYLKTL, from the coding sequence TTGAAAAGACCAATTCTATTATTTTTGCTTGGTATCGCTATAGTAGTATCCGGATGTGTGAACCTGATGGGGGATTCATACGACAGACCATCTCAGGAATACTTCTGGCATGAACCGGGATATATGTATCCTAATCAGTACGACCGATCATTGCCTTCAGATATCGCTTCACAATTCGATTCGAATGGTGAACTGATATATTATACAGGGTATAATGAGGAAGGGCAACTGATTCCGGCAAGCGGTGGTCCACACTGGCTATATGTGCATGGTGGCAGTTGTGTAAGCTGTCATGGAGTTAGTGGCAAAGGTGGGATTCCTATAATGATGGGGACTGATATCCCTTCAGATATAAGGTACAGCACCTTGACTGCTGAAGATGAACCTGCAAATGAGGTTGCAGGTGGACATGATGAACACCCTGCCTATACCGATGAAACGATAAAAGAAGCCATAAGGGATGGGATCGAACCTGATGGAGAAGAGTTGGATTATACAATGCCAAGATGGGATATGTCAGATGATGATATTGAAGACCTCATCAATTATCTGAAGACGCTTTAA
- a CDS encoding DUF169 domain-containing protein, which produces MDLKELNEFGKILTKKLNLKTKPVAVSLIPKGYAIPEGIEKLDESTRHCQMVDMVRKTGREFYATADEQACKGGSAIMGLNEMPSKLSTGQTYLNLNRFDTINAARRTMESVTRLEANSIKAVVYGPLENATFAPDVIVIITTPKQVMQLSQALIYKHGGRVETSFAGIQSVCADGVVKPYKEGKVSVTLGCGGSRKFANIAEDEMIIGIPVERAHDLLEAVNEML; this is translated from the coding sequence ATGGATCTCAAAGAGCTAAACGAATTCGGTAAAATACTCACAAAAAAACTCAACCTAAAGACAAAACCTGTTGCTGTCTCACTTATTCCGAAAGGGTATGCTATTCCTGAAGGTATTGAGAAGCTCGATGAATCTACAAGGCACTGCCAGATGGTGGACATGGTCAGAAAGACCGGCAGAGAGTTCTATGCAACCGCAGATGAGCAGGCATGTAAAGGCGGTTCCGCAATAATGGGACTTAATGAAATGCCAAGCAAGTTATCTACCGGTCAAACCTATTTAAATCTAAACCGTTTTGACACTATCAATGCAGCAAGACGCACAATGGAAAGTGTTACTAGATTAGAGGCTAATTCCATTAAAGCTGTTGTTTATGGCCCTCTTGAGAATGCAACATTTGCTCCGGATGTAATTGTAATAATCACTACACCAAAGCAGGTAATGCAGCTTTCACAGGCACTTATATACAAGCACGGCGGCAGAGTAGAAACAAGTTTTGCAGGAATCCAGAGTGTTTGTGCCGATGGTGTTGTAAAACCATACAAAGAAGGAAAGGTCAGCGTAACCCTTGGATGTGGTGGCAGCAGAAAGTTCGCAAACATCGCAGAAGACGAGATGATCATAGGAATCCCTGTGGAGAGAGCCCACGACCTTCTTGAAGCAGTTAATGAGATGCTCTGA
- a CDS encoding CGGC domain-containing protein, whose amino-acid sequence MKIGIIRCRQTEDMCPGTMDFKIIREKKCAFEGIKENIEIIGMVSCGGCPGKKVVTRAKEMVKRGADTIVLASCITRGNPIGFPCPHAAIIEESVKNKLGEKVQIINYTH is encoded by the coding sequence TTGAAAATTGGAATAATTCGATGTAGGCAAACAGAAGATATGTGTCCTGGAACTATGGATTTTAAAATAATAAGAGAAAAGAAATGTGCTTTTGAAGGCATTAAAGAAAACATTGAAATAATAGGCATGGTTTCTTGTGGAGGTTGTCCTGGCAAAAAAGTTGTAACCAGAGCCAAAGAAATGGTTAAAAGAGGTGCTGATACTATAGTACTTGCGTCCTGTATCACTAGAGGAAATCCTATTGGTTTTCCTTGTCCGCATGCAGCAATAATAGAGGAATCCGTAAAAAATAAACTTGGTGAAAAAGTTCAAATAATTAATTACACTCATTGA
- a CDS encoding winged helix-turn-helix domain-containing protein — protein MRRGKLEIIVDILNVVRKSDATKTAIVYNANLNFNRANQYLIMMMCIGLVEKDINKYSITDLGSEYLHKINDVNMMFSLENNSF, from the coding sequence ATGCGCCGTGGAAAATTGGAAATAATAGTAGACATTCTCAATGTCGTAAGAAAATCAGATGCAACGAAAACAGCAATTGTTTACAATGCAAACTTGAATTTCAACAGGGCTAACCAATATCTCATAATGATGATGTGTATTGGTCTTGTAGAAAAAGATATTAACAAATATTCTATTACTGATCTTGGATCTGAATATCTTCACAAGATAAATGACGTTAATATGATGTTCTCTTTGGAAAACAACAGTTTTTGA